A portion of the Sphaerochaeta pleomorpha str. Grapes genome contains these proteins:
- the acpS gene encoding holo-ACP synthase, with the protein MIDGIGIDVVNIERMASLSSTALHRLFHEAEVANALLLSSAPSAVRNEYLAGRFAAKEALGKALGTGMAGFSPSEVCVDSLENGKPVMRLFGKAKELVKDRMVLLSISHDNPVATAIVLLQENP; encoded by the coding sequence ATGATTGACGGAATCGGTATTGATGTTGTAAACATCGAACGAATGGCTTCCCTTTCCAGTACCGCACTGCATAGGCTTTTCCATGAGGCAGAGGTTGCCAATGCCTTGCTTTTGTCCTCTGCTCCCAGTGCTGTACGAAACGAATACCTGGCAGGCCGCTTTGCCGCCAAAGAAGCTTTGGGCAAGGCCCTGGGGACGGGAATGGCAGGTTTTTCCCCTTCTGAGGTTTGTGTTGATTCTTTGGAAAACGGAAAACCTGTGATGAGACTTTTTGGTAAAGCAAAGGAATTGGTCAAAGATCGTATGGTATTACTTTCTATTTCACATGATAATCCGGTGGCTACAGCCATTGTCCTGTTACAGGAGAATCCCTGA
- the priA gene encoding replication restart helicase PriA, producing the protein MPKFLSLVLDIPLKQSFTYSVPPDLEDLVRVGLRVIVPFGKREITGYIVDVLETFEADYQLKPIKRIVDKEPLYGKHEVDLAQWMSRFYLCSQGEALSMMIPGGRRDSGTPALESEDDLTIGSVKDLSAEQAAAIEAILSGSHPMFYLYGITGSGKSEVFLRCAEAMIEKGKQVIYLVPEITLTHQLARQVVNRFAGKVAILHSALTPSQRLAQWKKIKSGEVMLAIGARSAVFAPFENLGLVIIDEEHENSYKSGNTPRYHARQVAQRRCVEMKATLVMGSATPSLEAWSLMKEGKQMRCLRLDNRVGGGVPPQVDVVDMKFEKRTISRSLQEQMKLVLAKKKQVILFLNRRGYSYFFHCKSCGYEMVCPNCTVSLTYHREHNEMVCHYCGYRRKPIDVCPECHSLDVGYSGFGTEMVQQEVQLLFPNASIARLDTDSAKDKKHMVSVLDDFRNGKIDILLGTQMVAKGLNFPSVELVGIVLADSGMNIPDFRSQERTFSLLMQVSGRAGRYNDQGKVIIQTFHPENAAVAYAKVGDVDGFFDQELLMRKETGFPPYSRLINLVVRGRNQEKVIAQAACLEALLEGLASQITVEGAPTVLCNCECPLEKIASNWRHHILVMGTEASLAHRLVASALHQYTAPSGIYIEVDMDPLQLL; encoded by the coding sequence ATGCCTAAATTTCTCTCGCTGGTACTCGATATTCCTTTGAAACAGAGTTTTACCTACAGTGTTCCCCCTGACCTGGAGGACCTTGTGCGCGTAGGGCTTCGGGTTATAGTGCCGTTCGGAAAAAGGGAAATCACGGGATATATTGTTGATGTTCTGGAAACCTTCGAGGCAGATTACCAACTCAAGCCAATAAAGCGAATCGTCGATAAAGAACCGCTCTATGGGAAACATGAAGTGGACCTTGCCCAGTGGATGTCCCGTTTTTATCTGTGCAGCCAAGGTGAGGCGTTAAGCATGATGATCCCTGGGGGCAGGCGTGACAGTGGAACCCCAGCTCTTGAGAGTGAGGATGATTTGACTATCGGCTCTGTGAAGGATCTTTCAGCGGAGCAGGCTGCTGCTATAGAGGCTATTCTCTCAGGATCCCATCCTATGTTTTATCTGTATGGCATAACGGGAAGCGGGAAGAGCGAGGTATTCCTGCGCTGTGCAGAGGCAATGATAGAGAAAGGGAAGCAGGTCATCTACCTGGTTCCCGAAATAACGTTGACCCACCAACTTGCACGGCAGGTAGTTAACCGGTTCGCAGGCAAAGTGGCTATTCTCCATTCTGCCTTGACCCCAAGCCAGCGCCTTGCCCAGTGGAAAAAAATCAAGAGCGGCGAGGTAATGCTGGCCATTGGAGCCAGGAGTGCGGTCTTTGCTCCCTTTGAGAACCTGGGACTGGTCATCATCGATGAAGAACACGAGAACAGCTACAAAAGTGGCAATACTCCCCGCTACCATGCACGGCAGGTGGCCCAGAGGCGATGTGTTGAAATGAAAGCCACGTTGGTTATGGGAAGTGCAACCCCTTCGCTTGAGGCTTGGAGCCTGATGAAAGAGGGGAAGCAGATGCGCTGTCTCCGCCTCGATAACCGGGTAGGGGGGGGAGTCCCCCCTCAAGTTGACGTGGTGGATATGAAATTCGAGAAAAGGACGATAAGCCGCTCGCTGCAGGAACAGATGAAATTGGTTCTGGCAAAAAAGAAACAGGTTATCCTTTTCTTGAACCGGCGAGGGTATTCCTATTTTTTCCATTGCAAGAGCTGTGGGTATGAAATGGTTTGCCCCAACTGTACGGTATCCTTGACCTACCACCGGGAACACAACGAGATGGTCTGCCATTATTGCGGGTACCGGCGCAAACCAATTGATGTGTGCCCCGAATGTCATTCCCTTGATGTCGGGTATAGCGGGTTCGGGACCGAGATGGTCCAGCAGGAAGTACAGCTTCTTTTTCCCAATGCCTCTATCGCCCGGCTCGATACCGACAGTGCGAAGGACAAAAAGCACATGGTTTCGGTACTTGATGATTTTCGCAACGGGAAGATAGATATTCTGCTCGGTACCCAGATGGTGGCAAAAGGGTTGAATTTCCCTTCTGTCGAGCTGGTAGGGATTGTCCTGGCAGACAGCGGCATGAATATCCCCGATTTTCGTTCCCAGGAGAGGACTTTTTCGTTATTGATGCAGGTTTCTGGCAGGGCAGGCAGATACAATGACCAGGGCAAAGTCATCATCCAGACCTTCCACCCGGAAAATGCCGCGGTTGCCTATGCAAAGGTCGGTGACGTGGATGGGTTTTTCGACCAGGAACTGCTTATGCGCAAGGAAACCGGGTTTCCACCGTATAGCCGGTTGATCAATCTGGTAGTCAGGGGACGCAACCAGGAAAAAGTCATCGCCCAGGCAGCTTGCCTTGAAGCCCTTTTGGAAGGGCTGGCTTCACAGATTACTGTAGAGGGAGCCCCAACAGTCCTTTGTAACTGTGAGTGCCCCTTGGAAAAGATTGCCTCAAACTGGCGTCACCATATCCTGGTAATGGGTACTGAGGCCTCTCTGGCACATCGTCTGGTTGCAAGTGCGCTCCATCAATACACTGCCCCCTCGGGCATCTATATTGAAGTAGATATGGACCCCCTGCAACTGTTGTAG
- a CDS encoding uracil-DNA glycosylase, producing the protein MNEVEMKREALASSLQEFLVLCDQCEEIITGRQKERTPLMDFSSVVDSLLPLPIDKNSTQGCTLKQLQQMVDGCTLCKLCEKRNHTVFGEGVLPPRLMVVGEGPGAEEDASGRAFVGRGGVYLDSWLSSIGLSRTKNVYIANIVKCRPPENRNPEPDEIAACLPFIKRQIQLAKPELLLLSGAVASKALLETSEGVGKLRGRFFRYEGIPTLVTYHPAGVLRNPDLRRPVWEDMKKIAAFLEIPIPGRS; encoded by the coding sequence ATGAATGAAGTGGAAATGAAACGTGAGGCTCTCGCCTCCAGTCTGCAGGAATTCCTCGTTCTTTGTGACCAGTGTGAAGAAATTATTACAGGCAGGCAGAAAGAGAGGACCCCTTTGATGGATTTCTCATCTGTAGTCGATTCCCTCCTTCCTCTACCCATAGACAAGAATTCTACCCAAGGTTGTACTTTGAAGCAGCTGCAACAGATGGTTGACGGGTGTACGCTGTGCAAACTCTGTGAGAAACGAAACCATACGGTGTTCGGCGAAGGGGTTCTTCCTCCCCGCCTCATGGTAGTGGGTGAAGGCCCCGGGGCCGAAGAGGATGCCTCCGGACGTGCGTTTGTCGGACGCGGCGGGGTCTATCTCGATTCCTGGCTTTCCTCGATAGGGCTCTCCAGGACCAAAAACGTATATATTGCCAATATTGTAAAGTGCAGGCCCCCTGAAAACAGAAACCCGGAACCGGATGAGATAGCAGCCTGCCTTCCTTTTATAAAGCGACAGATCCAGCTGGCAAAGCCTGAATTGCTGTTGCTCAGTGGAGCTGTGGCCAGCAAAGCCCTTCTCGAAACTAGTGAGGGGGTAGGCAAGTTGAGGGGGCGGTTTTTCCGTTATGAGGGGATTCCGACGCTGGTAACCTACCATCCTGCAGGAGTTTTGAGAAACCCTGATCTCCGTCGCCCCGTCTGGGAGGATATGAAAAAAATTGCAGCTTTCCTTGAAATCCCCATACCGGGGAGGTCTTGA
- the def gene encoding peptide deformylase: MLDIYTLGEEVLEQKCQPVTKFDSGLRVLVNAMFETLDEADGVGLAAPQIGVSSRLFVINIRNVEKRAFVNPQIIETSIETSSAEEGCLSIPGVWHDVERPAQVTVQAQDIEGKAFVIKAEGLLARAIQHENDHLNGILFINRLPEVEKEKVVRAYERKTRSKRRVKP; the protein is encoded by the coding sequence ATGTTAGATATATATACACTCGGAGAAGAGGTACTTGAGCAGAAGTGCCAGCCGGTAACCAAATTTGACAGTGGACTGCGCGTCCTCGTCAATGCAATGTTTGAAACGTTGGATGAAGCCGATGGAGTGGGCCTTGCAGCCCCCCAGATCGGGGTGTCCAGTCGTTTGTTTGTTATCAATATCCGCAACGTTGAGAAACGTGCGTTTGTAAACCCACAGATAATCGAGACCTCTATAGAAACCAGTTCCGCCGAAGAGGGTTGCCTCTCCATCCCCGGTGTCTGGCATGATGTAGAGCGCCCCGCGCAGGTTACGGTCCAAGCCCAGGACATTGAAGGAAAAGCCTTCGTTATCAAGGCTGAAGGACTCCTTGCCCGCGCTATCCAACACGAGAACGACCACCTTAATGGGATACTGTTCATCAATAGGTTGCCCGAAGTTGAGAAAGAGAAAGTCGTAAGGGCCTATGAGCGGAAGACTCGCTCGAAAAGGAGAGTCAAACCGTGA
- a CDS encoding VanZ family protein yields the protein MKKRLPLQSIIRIVGIVSTLLTVLAIFYFSLIPTQAYPRFSWIPFADKGDHMLAYTALGFSLFLATLQIPGSGKPRRDQNAHSTLHLTSWSGRSILISLIVGALLGSFVEVIQPFFGRSREWLDFFADVMGLVVGVAIALMILKVVGGFFVTRPWLYDPNWEAEVHDSF from the coding sequence ATGAAAAAAAGACTACCGTTACAGTCAATTATCAGAATAGTTGGAATTGTCTCTACCTTACTTACAGTCCTTGCAATATTCTATTTCTCACTGATCCCGACACAGGCTTATCCTCGGTTTTCTTGGATTCCCTTCGCGGACAAAGGCGACCATATGCTCGCTTATACTGCCTTGGGTTTTTCACTTTTCCTTGCAACGCTGCAAATTCCAGGATCAGGCAAGCCTCGTAGGGACCAGAATGCCCATTCAACGCTGCATCTGACCTCCTGGTCGGGACGTTCCATTTTGATTTCCCTCATTGTAGGGGCTTTGCTCGGGTCCTTTGTCGAAGTAATACAACCGTTCTTCGGGCGTTCCCGTGAATGGCTGGATTTCTTTGCAGATGTTATGGGCTTGGTGGTTGGTGTTGCAATCGCTTTGATGATTCTCAAGGTAGTCGGAGGGTTTTTCGTAACCCGTCCCTGGCTATATGACCCGAATTGGGAGGCTGAGGTACATGACTCTTTCTGA
- the cdaA gene encoding diadenylate cyclase CdaA, whose amino-acid sequence MWTDALQNFFSFIRPVLEIGVLAWFFYRFYEAIAQTKAQQIIRVFVTLFSAYALSYILKLEVLLWFFKNITIPTAIFICIVYQPELRRSFTQLWSGRSRIFRIGTQTTSGDQIDSILNACNVLVNKRRGALIVFPRRLGIKNIIDSGTRVNADLSTSLILTVFDHDTPLHDGAMVIQNGRIVAAGCYLPLSEQTDIKKSFGTRHRAALGMAEESDAVVLVVSEETGAISMTYNANLYYDLDPLTIKRMLLALFSYHDITPEELQQEASSDEAE is encoded by the coding sequence GAAATAGGCGTGCTTGCCTGGTTCTTCTACCGGTTCTACGAAGCGATTGCCCAGACCAAGGCACAGCAGATCATACGGGTGTTTGTCACCCTTTTTTCTGCCTATGCCTTGAGCTATATCCTCAAATTAGAGGTATTGCTCTGGTTCTTCAAGAATATAACGATTCCTACTGCGATTTTTATCTGCATTGTCTACCAGCCTGAGCTGAGGAGATCCTTTACCCAGCTTTGGAGTGGAAGGAGCAGGATATTCCGCATTGGGACGCAGACAACCAGTGGAGACCAGATTGATAGCATTCTCAATGCATGCAATGTGCTGGTAAATAAAAGAAGGGGAGCGCTCATCGTGTTCCCCCGGCGGCTGGGCATCAAAAACATCATAGACAGCGGGACCAGGGTCAACGCAGATCTCTCCACTTCGCTTATCCTGACAGTGTTCGACCATGATACCCCGCTCCATGACGGGGCGATGGTCATTCAGAACGGAAGGATTGTCGCTGCGGGGTGTTACCTTCCTTTGAGTGAACAGACGGATATCAAGAAGAGCTTTGGAACCCGGCACCGGGCTGCTTTGGGCATGGCCGAGGAATCGGATGCAGTCGTGTTGGTAGTCTCTGAGGAGACAGGGGCCATCAGCATGACGTATAATGCCAATCTGTACTACGACCTTGACCCTTTGACTATCAAGCGTATGCTCTTGGCGTTGTTCAGTTATCATGATATAACCCCTGAAGAATTACAGCAGGAGGCATCCTCCGATGAAGCGGAATAA
- the fmt gene encoding methionyl-tRNA formyltransferase — protein sequence MRILFAGTPEIAVPTLRALHQAFGVCAVLTNPDRPGTRGNALVPSPVKVAALELGLPVLQPEHLKSEARDLISSYGCDTLVCFAYGKLFGPKFLSLFSGETLNIHPSLLPLLRGSSPIQGAILNQFFKTGISIQRIASQMDCGDIAATEAFDLVGNETTQSLTDIVKKKAAPLAVETLQKVKDGTVSFTPQNGESSYTQMVTKEMAVIDWSLPAKEIHALIRAMLPWPKATTRFKGQSLLITSVQGILSDAGLEEVPSSVVAGTVVKSQKGKGIAIATGSGLLWVDRMQLEKRKEMDWQSFLNGNRDFIASKLG from the coding sequence GTGAGGATCCTGTTTGCAGGTACTCCCGAGATAGCAGTCCCGACTCTTCGTGCCCTCCACCAAGCCTTTGGTGTTTGTGCAGTCCTTACCAATCCCGACAGGCCTGGGACCAGGGGAAATGCCTTGGTCCCTTCCCCTGTAAAGGTAGCAGCTTTGGAACTTGGTCTTCCGGTATTGCAACCGGAGCATCTGAAGTCCGAAGCGCGAGACCTTATTTCTTCCTATGGGTGCGATACGCTCGTCTGTTTTGCCTATGGAAAGCTGTTTGGACCTAAATTTCTTTCCCTTTTCAGTGGAGAGACTTTAAATATTCATCCTTCGCTCTTGCCCTTGCTCCGTGGTTCGTCCCCCATTCAGGGAGCTATCCTGAATCAATTTTTCAAGACCGGGATTAGCATTCAGCGCATTGCCTCCCAGATGGATTGCGGGGATATTGCAGCTACTGAGGCATTTGACTTAGTCGGTAATGAAACGACCCAGTCCTTGACCGATATCGTCAAAAAAAAGGCTGCCCCTTTGGCAGTGGAAACCTTGCAGAAAGTGAAGGACGGGACAGTATCCTTCACCCCGCAGAATGGCGAGAGTTCGTATACCCAGATGGTAACCAAAGAAATGGCGGTTATCGACTGGTCCCTCCCTGCCAAAGAAATACATGCCTTGATTCGTGCCATGCTCCCATGGCCAAAGGCGACAACCCGGTTCAAAGGGCAGTCCTTGCTGATTACCTCAGTACAAGGCATCCTTTCTGATGCAGGTTTAGAGGAGGTTCCCTCTTCTGTTGTTGCCGGAACGGTCGTGAAAAGCCAAAAAGGCAAAGGTATTGCCATTGCAACAGGGTCGGGCCTGCTTTGGGTGGACCGTATGCAATTGGAGAAACGCAAAGAGATGGACTGGCAGTCTTTTCTCAATGGCAATAGGGATTTCATAGCATCAAAATTAGGATAA
- a CDS encoding TIGR01212 family radical SAM protein (This family includes YhcC from E. coli K-12, an uncharacterized radical SAM protein.) produces MSERWNSYGPYLEKIYGSRVYRIGIDGGFSCPNRDRKRSGGCIYCDGTGASAIYQRTKERGFTHKSSFNETVSNSDPLDVPSLEQRCLSVKNQIERGRQFLRQRYKADMFSAYFQAWTNTYADIATLKSLYDCALDEGPFTEFIISTRPDCLGPEILDLLESYKGRVEKVWVELGLQSADNATLELIERNHTKNCYIQAVKALHERGIGVCTHVITGLPGESLQGYIETARLINQVGSEAVKIHNLDVCGGTKLNDWYAEGEVSVASSRRHIENCIGVLRHLNKEIVIERIICETPQHRLVAPRNFPDKSAFLSSLKKAMEHLDYTQGDLA; encoded by the coding sequence ATGAGTGAACGTTGGAATTCGTATGGACCCTATCTGGAAAAAATCTATGGAAGCCGTGTATACCGCATCGGCATAGACGGGGGCTTTTCCTGCCCTAACCGTGATCGCAAGAGAAGTGGCGGCTGCATTTATTGTGACGGTACCGGGGCTTCCGCCATCTACCAGCGTACAAAGGAGAGGGGCTTTACCCATAAAAGTTCCTTTAATGAGACGGTAAGCAATTCCGATCCTCTCGATGTCCCTTCCCTGGAGCAACGGTGCCTTTCAGTCAAGAACCAGATTGAACGGGGGAGGCAATTCTTACGGCAACGATATAAAGCGGATATGTTCAGTGCCTATTTTCAGGCCTGGACCAATACATATGCAGATATTGCTACCTTGAAATCCTTGTATGACTGTGCACTGGATGAGGGACCTTTTACTGAATTTATCATTTCGACCCGACCGGATTGCCTTGGCCCAGAGATTCTTGATTTACTGGAGAGCTATAAGGGTCGGGTTGAAAAAGTGTGGGTAGAATTAGGATTGCAGAGTGCTGATAATGCCACTTTGGAATTGATTGAACGGAATCATACAAAAAATTGTTACATTCAGGCAGTAAAAGCGTTACATGAGAGAGGCATCGGTGTTTGTACACATGTTATTACCGGGTTGCCTGGAGAATCCCTGCAGGGTTATATTGAAACTGCACGCCTTATCAACCAAGTGGGGAGTGAAGCGGTGAAGATTCACAATCTCGATGTGTGTGGAGGAACCAAGCTCAATGACTGGTATGCAGAGGGTGAGGTGAGCGTGGCCTCGAGCCGAAGACATATCGAGAATTGCATAGGGGTGTTACGGCACCTGAATAAGGAAATTGTCATTGAAAGAATTATCTGTGAGACTCCCCAGCACCGTTTGGTAGCCCCCAGAAATTTTCCCGACAAAAGTGCCTTTCTCTCTTCACTGAAGAAGGCAATGGAGCACCTAGATTATACGCAAGGGGATTTGGCATGA
- the truA gene encoding tRNA pseudouridine(38-40) synthase TruA, which yields MPRSNWNRPPLEPLAEGKRRIMLKVAYNGSHYNGWQKQTNAHAVVEELELAVEKMIQEKVLIIGSGRTDSGVHAVGQVCHFDVENKRIAGTSFAPALNRLLNRDIRILESAEVGGDFHARYTSMGRMYRYYFKEEKDITPFDDHQVGKIRAFPDFSLLQEYAKAIQGTHDFTTFTASGDLCPSKWRDIYESYWSYENDRWGSKVLVYTICGNAFLYKMVRSLVGSMVEYAEKKRSASEFSQALADKDRFKAGRTASPWGLYLFRISYDENEYAWFEENNDE from the coding sequence ATGCCTCGTTCGAATTGGAACCGTCCGCCTCTAGAACCCCTTGCAGAGGGGAAACGCAGGATAATGTTGAAGGTAGCTTACAATGGTTCCCACTACAACGGCTGGCAGAAACAGACCAATGCACATGCCGTGGTAGAGGAACTGGAACTTGCTGTCGAGAAGATGATACAGGAAAAGGTGCTCATCATAGGCAGTGGAAGAACTGACAGCGGGGTACATGCCGTCGGCCAGGTTTGTCATTTCGATGTCGAAAACAAGCGGATTGCAGGCACTTCCTTTGCCCCGGCTCTCAACAGGCTTCTCAACCGGGATATCCGTATTTTGGAAAGTGCAGAAGTGGGGGGTGATTTTCATGCCCGTTACACTTCCATGGGCCGCATGTATCGCTATTATTTCAAGGAAGAAAAGGATATTACCCCGTTTGATGACCATCAAGTGGGCAAAATCCGTGCATTCCCGGATTTCTCGCTATTACAGGAATATGCTAAGGCGATTCAAGGTACCCATGATTTCACTACCTTTACGGCAAGCGGGGATCTTTGTCCCAGCAAGTGGAGGGATATCTATGAGTCCTATTGGTCGTATGAGAATGACCGGTGGGGATCCAAGGTCCTGGTCTATACAATCTGTGGGAATGCTTTCCTCTACAAAATGGTCAGGTCGCTTGTAGGGTCGATGGTAGAGTATGCAGAGAAAAAGAGAAGTGCAAGCGAATTTTCCCAGGCACTGGCAGACAAGGACCGCTTCAAGGCAGGGCGGACCGCAAGTCCCTGGGGGCTCTATCTATTCAGGATTTCCTATGATGAAAACGAATACGCATGGTTTGAGGAGAATAACGATGAATGA
- a CDS encoding patatin-like phospholipase family protein codes for MKRRFLTMVMVLCSLSLFSATPKVAVVLSGGGARGFAHIAVLEALEKQGIPIDTVFGTSMGALIGGLYCAGYSPSDIRNMVANIDMMALFTESPSGKSYSVSEAFNEIPENVFSLGFDSSGIGNAPGLIGDQKILALLNSLLSKIPENTNFDDLTVPFRCVSTDAFSGRRIVYRDGSLVTAIRSSISLPIIFTPYPQKDGKYAMDGGLVDNMPVQLAKDFGFDIVIACDVNAKQRTSSESLDSLSAVITQTLLLVTQAGVTIQYPLADILLFPELGDIKTLDFFKAEEIIKIGEEACVDKELELSDLAKRIEQDRPLAYLPPGRKGMYFQLPDPLIREVKIIDTSSFKALRIPQAEIFDSFIGRSLDESTKYNLSLALDRIKRNYGLSSASYDMTEVNESGGILLINVRSFQEPSSKVSLGVNGTLGFSSNTPNAVGWALPEVHLNALFSHVFLTDFSFDTTISVGQTLRLDFATKYPFIATPSSSLDFVVNTAVQQGSLTPLDSKVNGNREADLDHGFLFDLGLDLHFKDYGRADAGSLFTFVYIDSDAWDDAHFLVIPTLYGSMVWNSQKGIFSPDGLKAEFSAAVGSTDVLLYSVRASICERYVVRKVDSVRWDLQYATIRFPHQLLSSYVDFGGLCGMPGYSVGTLKRDMIIGGFTWQHDLGEMNGFPLHVMAVCRIGTADGYDPYSASIEPDPAFFADCIGLEAGFGLMIGAETPVGNIIAGLGASMQGNLSFIIGIL; via the coding sequence ATGAAGAGAAGATTTCTTACGATGGTAATGGTTTTATGTTCTCTGTCCTTGTTTTCAGCAACCCCGAAGGTAGCTGTGGTATTAAGTGGCGGCGGGGCTCGGGGGTTTGCTCATATTGCGGTTCTTGAAGCGCTTGAAAAACAGGGGATTCCCATAGATACGGTCTTCGGTACCAGTATGGGAGCCTTGATTGGTGGGTTGTATTGTGCCGGCTATAGCCCTTCGGATATTCGCAATATGGTTGCAAATATTGACATGATGGCTCTATTCACAGAAAGCCCTTCGGGCAAATCCTATTCTGTTTCGGAAGCTTTCAACGAGATTCCCGAAAATGTATTTTCACTTGGTTTCGACTCCTCCGGGATCGGGAATGCCCCAGGGTTGATCGGGGACCAGAAAATCCTTGCGCTTTTGAATTCCTTGCTTTCGAAGATACCCGAGAATACCAATTTTGATGATCTTACAGTCCCTTTCCGCTGTGTTTCCACCGATGCGTTCAGTGGAAGGCGGATTGTCTACAGGGACGGATCGCTGGTCACTGCCATCCGGAGCAGCATATCACTTCCCATTATTTTCACTCCGTATCCCCAAAAGGACGGTAAGTATGCTATGGATGGAGGGTTGGTTGACAACATGCCTGTCCAGTTGGCAAAGGATTTTGGTTTTGACATAGTCATTGCCTGCGATGTGAACGCGAAGCAGCGGACCAGTTCCGAATCGTTGGACTCTCTTTCTGCCGTTATTACCCAGACCCTCTTATTGGTCACCCAAGCGGGTGTAACCATACAATATCCCCTGGCCGATATCCTGCTGTTCCCGGAGCTCGGGGATATAAAGACCCTGGATTTTTTCAAGGCCGAGGAAATAATCAAGATCGGGGAAGAAGCCTGTGTGGACAAGGAGCTTGAATTAAGTGACCTGGCCAAACGTATCGAACAGGACAGGCCGCTTGCCTACCTTCCCCCTGGAAGGAAAGGGATGTATTTTCAACTTCCTGATCCGCTTATCAGGGAAGTCAAGATTATCGATACCTCCTCATTCAAGGCTCTCCGGATTCCCCAGGCAGAGATTTTCGATTCCTTCATAGGCCGTAGCCTGGATGAATCGACAAAATATAATCTTTCGTTGGCACTTGATCGCATAAAGAGAAATTATGGGTTGTCCTCTGCAAGTTATGATATGACCGAGGTAAATGAGAGCGGAGGCATCCTGCTGATAAATGTCAGGTCCTTCCAGGAACCCTCCTCAAAGGTCAGCCTGGGGGTTAACGGAACCCTTGGCTTTTCTTCAAATACCCCGAATGCCGTTGGCTGGGCGCTTCCCGAAGTCCATTTGAATGCTTTGTTTTCCCATGTTTTCCTTACTGATTTCTCTTTCGATACAACTATCTCGGTAGGGCAAACCCTACGATTGGATTTTGCGACAAAATATCCCTTTATAGCGACTCCTTCCTCTTCCTTGGACTTCGTGGTCAACACGGCAGTCCAACAAGGAAGCCTGACGCCTCTTGACAGCAAAGTCAATGGGAACCGTGAAGCTGACCTTGACCATGGGTTTCTATTCGATCTTGGGCTAGACCTTCATTTCAAGGATTACGGCAGAGCTGATGCTGGCTCCCTGTTTACCTTTGTGTATATCGATTCAGATGCCTGGGATGATGCACACTTCCTTGTTATTCCCACACTCTATGGGTCGATGGTATGGAATTCGCAGAAAGGGATTTTTTCCCCTGATGGCTTGAAGGCTGAATTTTCGGCCGCCGTAGGCAGTACCGATGTCCTTTTATATTCAGTACGAGCCTCTATCTGTGAGAGATATGTGGTCAGGAAAGTCGATAGTGTCAGATGGGATTTGCAATACGCGACCATACGGTTTCCCCACCAATTGCTTTCTTCCTATGTAGATTTCGGAGGGCTTTGCGGTATGCCCGGTTACAGTGTGGGGACTCTCAAGCGCGATATGATCATTGGAGGTTTTACCTGGCAGCATGACCTTGGGGAAATGAATGGTTTCCCCCTGCATGTCATGGCAGTTTGCAGAATTGGGACGGCAGATGGCTATGACCCTTATTCAGCCTCTATCGAACCTGATCCGGCATTCTTTGCCGACTGTATCGGGCTGGAAGCCGGATTTGGCCTAATGATAGGGGCTGAGACCCCTGTCGGGAATATCATAGCCGGTCTTGGTGCCAGCATGCAGGGAAATCTTTCCTTCATTATAGGGATTCTTTGA